A single Candidatus Beckwithbacteria bacterium DNA region contains:
- a CDS encoding class I SAM-dependent methyltransferase has translation MFNIFNKIDIFLNKQALREFNNILQYSQQLIINSSKVTEIGFGSGAELIRYLKQGVNMFGIDISNQAVHNFKKQYPKYKNKVVCTDTLQTKTEAIYANALFEHLDNPDSFLKNSKQFLYGKSYLILRIPLLTSKYQYSLNNNFSDINFWKPCHRMLYTQKGMKILLEKHGFKIVKKASLPYFGYKVMNTMLKHGCEDIMELRNPMYEIKGVNSMYHYILILFQSLFVNLDCSDTIVIAQKKRL, from the coding sequence TTGTTTAACATTTTTAATAAAATTGATATTTTTTTAAATAAACAAGCTCTCAGAGAATTTAATAATATTTTGCAATATAGCCAACAACTAATCATAAACTCTTCAAAAGTCACAGAAATTGGTTTTGGGAGTGGCGCAGAACTAATTAGATATTTGAAACAAGGAGTAAACATGTTTGGGATCGATATCTCTAATCAGGCTGTACACAATTTTAAAAAACAATACCCTAAATATAAAAATAAAGTTGTTTGCACAGATACTTTACAAACAAAAACAGAAGCTATTTATGCCAATGCTTTATTTGAGCATTTAGATAATCCGGATAGTTTTTTAAAAAATAGCAAACAATTTTTATACGGTAAATCATACCTTATTTTGCGTATACCACTATTAACAAGCAAATATCAATATAGCTTAAATAATAATTTTTCTGATATTAATTTTTGGAAGCCTTGTCATCGTATGCTTTACACTCAAAAAGGTATGAAAATTTTACTGGAAAAACATGGTTTTAAAATAGTCAAAAAAGCTTCTTTGCCATATTTTGGTTACAAAGTTATGAATACTATGCTCAAACACGGTTGTGAGGACATAATGGAACTTAGAAATCCAATGTATGAAATCAAAGGTGTTAATTCTATGTATCACTATATTCTAATTCTTTTTCAAAGCCTATTTGTTAACCTTGATTGTAGTGATACCATAGTCATAGCCCAGAAAAAACGACTTTAA
- a CDS encoding glycosyltransferase family 4 protein: MNILLSCQYYYPSIGGAQEAIKQIGEGLVNLGHSVTIATSFDPQRKTKTVNGVQIKDFAISGSEVKGCTGDTKAYQDFLIHSDFDIMLNYAAQQWSTDLVFPIIDKIKAKKVLVPCGYSGLHNNNYKAYFQKLPEILKKYDATVYLSNTYQDIIFARIHKLKNIHLIPNGASKTEFLNHKKLFIRKKLKIPSNHFLICHIGSHTRLKGHNELLTIFNKAKLKNTTLLVIGNTVLNGCQNSCYFRKTISNITPQNIINKKRVVMASLSREETISVLEESDLFLFPSNVECSPIVLFECLAAKVPFLATDVGNIKEIIAWSGSGDLLPTKSRQDTYKEAKIIPSAKLLEKLHNNKKLRNKMVKSGYDAWLKKFTWEKIAKQYEKLFLSLGQKI, from the coding sequence ATGAACATATTATTAAGCTGTCAGTATTACTATCCTTCTATCGGAGGTGCTCAGGAAGCAATCAAGCAGATTGGGGAAGGCTTGGTAAACTTAGGTCATAGCGTAACTATTGCCACTTCCTTTGATCCACAAAGAAAAACTAAAACAGTCAATGGAGTCCAAATTAAAGATTTTGCTATTTCTGGGAGTGAAGTTAAAGGATGTACCGGAGATACTAAAGCATACCAAGATTTTTTGATACATAGCGATTTTGATATTATGCTTAATTATGCTGCCCAACAATGGTCAACTGACCTAGTTTTTCCTATTATTGACAAAATCAAAGCCAAAAAAGTTTTAGTACCTTGTGGATATTCTGGTCTGCATAATAATAATTATAAAGCTTATTTTCAAAAACTTCCTGAGATTTTGAAAAAATATGACGCTACAGTTTATTTATCAAATACTTACCAAGATATTATTTTTGCCAGAATTCACAAACTAAAAAATATACACTTAATTCCCAATGGTGCGTCAAAAACAGAATTTTTAAATCATAAAAAGTTATTCATTAGAAAAAAACTTAAAATTCCCAGCAACCATTTTTTGATATGCCATATTGGTTCCCATACTCGCCTAAAGGGACATAATGAGCTTTTAACAATTTTCAATAAAGCAAAGCTTAAAAATACAACTTTACTTGTGATTGGTAATACGGTGTTAAATGGTTGCCAAAACAGTTGCTATTTTAGAAAAACAATAAGCAACATTACTCCTCAAAATATCATCAATAAAAAAAGAGTTGTCATGGCTTCTTTAAGCAGAGAAGAAACAATTTCAGTCTTGGAAGAATCAGATCTTTTCCTATTTCCTTCAAATGTAGAGTGTTCGCCAATAGTGCTTTTTGAGTGCTTGGCTGCTAAGGTACCTTTTTTAGCAACTGATGTTGGCAACATCAAAGAAATTATTGCTTGGAGTGGCTCTGGTGATCTTCTTCCCACAAAATCACGACAAGATACATACAAAGAAGCCAAGATAATACCTTCTGCAAAATTATTGGAAAAACTACATAATAATAAAAAACTTAGAAATAAGATGGTTAAAAGTGGGTACGATGCTTGGCTTAAGAAATTTACCTGGGAGAAAATAGCTAAGCAATATGAAAAATTATTTTTATCTCTTGGGCAGAAAATATGA
- a CDS encoding alpha-1,2-fucosyltransferase: MIITKLTGGLGNQMFQYAAGKALAERLQSPFKLDIEQYSLSLPDTARQYELEAFELNAEFATSTDLLLFKMLSKLSSKYNYFKDKNNDFNKDFLKLKNHVFLIGHWQSYKYFEHIAAKLRSDFTLKKELENQLFKKTKRKIENNQSVSIHVRRTDYLTYGVAFHTHGLCGMDYYQKAIRKIIKKVKKPYFFIFSDDLAWCKKNFQLPFPTEFVQGQNPAQDMSLMSYCKHNIIANSTFSWWAAWLNIYQNKQVIAPKQWFKTLQYNVSDRFPNNWTLI, translated from the coding sequence ATGATTATTACTAAATTAACCGGCGGACTAGGCAATCAAATGTTTCAATATGCAGCTGGAAAAGCTTTGGCCGAAAGACTTCAAAGCCCCTTCAAACTAGATATTGAACAATACAGCCTTAGCTTGCCAGATACAGCTAGACAATATGAATTAGAGGCTTTTGAACTCAACGCTGAATTTGCTACTAGTACAGACTTATTGTTATTTAAAATGCTCAGCAAACTATCAAGTAAGTACAACTATTTTAAGGATAAAAATAATGATTTTAATAAGGATTTTTTAAAACTTAAAAATCATGTTTTTTTGATTGGCCACTGGCAAAGTTATAAATATTTTGAGCATATTGCTGCTAAGCTAAGATCTGATTTTACTCTTAAAAAAGAGTTGGAAAATCAGCTTTTTAAGAAAACAAAGCGTAAAATTGAAAATAATCAATCTGTATCAATTCATGTTCGTCGCACTGATTATCTTACCTATGGAGTAGCTTTTCATACCCATGGCCTATGCGGAATGGATTACTACCAAAAAGCTATACGTAAAATTATCAAAAAAGTAAAAAAACCTTATTTTTTCATATTCTCAGACGATCTAGCTTGGTGTAAAAAAAACTTTCAATTACCGTTTCCAACTGAATTTGTTCAGGGGCAAAATCCTGCTCAAGACATGTCTTTAATGAGTTATTGTAAACATAATATTATAGCCAATAGTACTTTTAGCTGGTGGGCCGCTTGGTTAAATATCTATCAAAATAAGCAAGTCATTGCCCCCAAACAATGGTTTAAAACTTTGCAGTACAATGTTAGCGATCGCTTCCCAAACAATTGGACTTTAATCTAG
- a CDS encoding methyltransferase domain-containing protein, which translates to MKDKQKFYNQIAGDFDSIMNMYDTNRRIEVIFKDFLGKTNLAQKKLLDAGCGTGLFTKEALARKAKVTSIDIASKLVKLTKNKNPKTTALTASLLKLPFENNHFDIVICSDVIEHTKDPYRATKELIRVLKPGGYLALTVPNRSFWYFSVILANLLGIRKYSGYENWVYYKQYQNFLIKNKLNINYYKGVHLFPFVLGKYNYLIKKLDQKFEKVLSPCMVNIAVLAQK; encoded by the coding sequence ATGAAAGATAAGCAAAAATTTTACAATCAAATTGCTGGTGATTTTGACTCTATTATGAATATGTATGATACCAACAGGAGAATTGAGGTAATTTTTAAAGACTTTCTAGGAAAAACAAATCTAGCTCAAAAAAAATTACTTGATGCTGGATGTGGTACCGGTCTTTTTACTAAAGAAGCTTTAGCTAGAAAAGCCAAAGTAACTTCCATTGACATTGCCAGCAAATTAGTCAAACTCACTAAAAATAAAAACCCAAAAACCACAGCCCTAACAGCTTCTTTGCTAAAATTACCTTTTGAAAATAATCACTTTGATATTGTGATTTGTTCTGATGTTATTGAACATACTAAAGATCCATATCGAGCCACTAAAGAACTGATTCGGGTTTTAAAACCAGGTGGCTATTTAGCTTTGACTGTTCCCAACCGATCTTTCTGGTATTTTTCAGTTATTCTGGCTAATTTACTAGGAATACGTAAATACTCTGGTTATGAAAACTGGGTCTATTACAAACAATACCAAAATTTTTTAATAAAAAATAAGCTCAACATCAATTATTACAAAGGTGTTCATTTATTTCCTTTTGTTTTAGGAAAATATAATTATCTAATTAAAAAACTTGATCAAAAATTTGAAAAAGTTTTAAGTCCATGCATGGTTAATATTGCAGTTTTGGCTCAGAAATAA
- a CDS encoding class I SAM-dependent methyltransferase: MNKDFKFIEFVSSTLYKTRTDLPMHLRKICSAPSYGEIGFFSKNDFYSRKYQAANWGSRKWEYYYAEYLLNKLGVKNKKIIDIGLGLLSQYSFYKFYLKSGCFLTAYDPDPRLKSITALSNRCKLVCQSAEKLDHKDNSIDIVVAISALEHFPIAAFKKTVKETARVLKSNGHFVVTLDITYDHLKSAPWAILEKTINKLPAGENNLKLKKASTFLTPQHFIKLLSPYFYAKNYDIKNSDLPVDKLVYSPKWNSYIAYFHFYKKN, translated from the coding sequence ATGAACAAAGATTTTAAATTTATAGAATTTGTTTCATCTACTCTTTATAAGACTAGAACAGATTTGCCCATGCATCTTCGAAAGATATGCAGTGCTCCAAGCTATGGTGAAATTGGTTTCTTTTCTAAAAATGATTTTTATTCTCGCAAATATCAAGCTGCTAACTGGGGCAGCCGAAAATGGGAATATTATTATGCAGAATATTTACTCAACAAACTTGGTGTTAAAAATAAAAAAATCATTGACATTGGCCTAGGGCTTCTATCTCAGTATAGTTTTTACAAATTCTATCTTAAATCAGGTTGTTTTTTAACAGCTTATGATCCTGACCCTAGATTAAAATCGATTACTGCCTTATCAAACCGCTGTAAACTTGTTTGCCAATCAGCCGAAAAGTTGGACCACAAAGATAATAGTATTGATATTGTCGTTGCAATTTCAGCCTTAGAACACTTTCCGATTGCAGCTTTTAAAAAAACTGTCAAGGAAACTGCTCGGGTTTTAAAATCGAATGGACATTTTGTTGTAACTTTAGACATAACATATGATCATCTAAAATCAGCTCCTTGGGCTATTCTGGAAAAAACAATCAATAAACTACCAGCTGGTGAAAATAATCTAAAACTTAAAAAGGCAAGTACATTTTTGACACCTCAGCATTTTATAAAATTATTATCTCCTTATTTTTATGCAAAAAATTATGATATAAAAAATTCTGATTTACCTGTAGACAAACTTGTGTATTCCCCAAAGTGGAATAGTTATATTGCCTATTTCCATTTTTATAAAAAAAACTGA
- a CDS encoding acyltransferase, whose translation MQESHKLKYIDGLKGIAILGVMAVHNAQLNLEDLPDWFVKIVAKGAHGVQLFYIITGILIFLSLQSRLGKTYKKESVFKFYKDRIIRIAPLYYLAIVYYLAQKGLGPRYWLGDAESITTFNILSNILFINNLFPYFINSIVSGGSFVSTVMIFYVVSPILFKKIKNLQAAVLLALYSSLIMLLIFPGLFHFILIPSAYLWIEYVNIFFPAQFPFMTFGIVLYFLIFKHKPLYKKEAQLHFLFLSILFILATFYFSKNNLYLPGVALAMFVYVISQNPYQFFINKLTVFLGKHSYPIFLFHYGVLYWLHKYSFIKYIPSSIPFFGIFDYLLRYTILVVIISAIAVILTKIQDKALGKIKLLFAKNPIK comes from the coding sequence ATGCAAGAAAGCCATAAACTTAAATATATTGATGGTTTGAAAGGAATTGCTATCTTGGGAGTTATGGCTGTCCATAATGCCCAGCTTAATCTTGAAGATCTACCTGATTGGTTTGTAAAAATTGTCGCCAAAGGAGCTCATGGAGTTCAGCTTTTTTATATTATTACCGGGATATTAATTTTTTTGTCTTTACAATCAAGACTTGGAAAAACGTATAAAAAAGAATCTGTTTTTAAATTTTACAAAGATCGAATTATCCGAATTGCTCCACTCTATTATTTAGCTATAGTTTATTATTTAGCTCAAAAAGGGTTGGGACCAAGATATTGGCTGGGTGATGCTGAGTCGATCACTACGTTTAATATTTTAAGTAATATTTTATTTATTAATAATCTTTTTCCCTATTTCATAAATAGTATTGTTTCCGGAGGTTCATTTGTCTCCACAGTTATGATTTTTTATGTTGTCTCGCCTATTTTATTTAAAAAAATTAAGAACTTGCAAGCTGCTGTACTACTAGCCTTATATAGCTCGCTCATTATGTTACTTATTTTTCCAGGTCTTTTTCATTTTATTCTCATACCTTCGGCCTATTTATGGATAGAGTATGTCAATATATTTTTTCCTGCTCAATTCCCGTTTATGACATTTGGGATAGTTTTATACTTTTTGATTTTTAAACATAAACCTTTATATAAAAAAGAGGCTCAGCTTCATTTCCTATTTTTATCAATTTTATTTATTCTTGCTACATTTTATTTTAGTAAAAACAATCTTTATCTACCTGGCGTAGCACTAGCTATGTTTGTTTATGTAATATCTCAAAATCCATATCAATTTTTTATCAATAAACTTACCGTATTTCTAGGAAAACATAGCTATCCTATCTTTTTATTTCATTATGGAGTACTTTATTGGTTGCATAAATATAGTTTTATAAAATACATTCCTAGTTCAATTCCTTTTTTTGGTATTTTTGACTATTTGCTTAGATATACTATTTTAGTGGTAATCATATCAGCAATTGCAGTTATACTAACTAAGATTCAAGATAAAGCTTTAGGCAAAATAAAGCTTTTATTTGCAAAAAATCCGATCAAATAA
- a CDS encoding class I SAM-dependent methyltransferase yields the protein MFFIKRIRNFLKQKEQDLLKIPDEYVNVAYSYRKDWVEKKAKTLKRGANILDVGAGPCQYKPLFKHCHYTSQDFMQYRGNKKGLLADKWNYGKIDIISDIAKIPVKDKSYDAILCTEVLEHVPYPIEAIKEMARILKPGGKLWITAPFASGLHQEPYHFYGGYSPYFYKLFSQKFDLKIKEIQPTGGFFKHLAQELWRAGDILEKRKKIHIVSKILFKKTLPLFFAKLDKTIYIKEFTIGYLIEAEKLK from the coding sequence ATGTTTTTTATTAAAAGAATAAGAAATTTTTTAAAACAAAAAGAACAGGATTTGTTAAAAATACCTGATGAATATGTTAACGTAGCCTATTCCTATCGAAAAGACTGGGTTGAAAAAAAAGCTAAAACCCTAAAAAGAGGAGCTAACATCCTTGATGTAGGTGCTGGCCCTTGCCAATACAAGCCACTCTTCAAACATTGTCATTACACTTCACAAGACTTTATGCAATATAGGGGAAATAAAAAAGGATTGCTTGCTGACAAATGGAATTACGGCAAAATCGATATTATCAGCGATATCGCCAAAATTCCGGTTAAAGATAAAAGTTATGATGCTATTTTATGCACCGAAGTGCTAGAGCATGTCCCTTATCCGATTGAGGCAATTAAAGAGATGGCTAGAATTTTAAAACCTGGGGGTAAGCTTTGGATTACTGCTCCGTTTGCGTCGGGACTACATCAAGAACCATATCATTTCTATGGAGGATATTCGCCATATTTTTATAAACTTTTCTCCCAAAAATTTGATTTAAAAATAAAGGAGATACAGCCTACGGGTGGGTTTTTTAAGCATCTAGCTCAAGAGCTTTGGCGAGCCGGCGATATTTTAGAAAAAAGAAAAAAAATACACATAGTTAGTAAAATATTATTTAAGAAAACTTTACCACTTTTTTTTGCTAAATTAGATAAAACTATATATATTAAAGAGTTCACTATAGGTTACTTAATTGAAGCTGAAAAATTAAAATGA
- a CDS encoding glycosyltransferase family 2 protein — protein MNKTSREQPSLAIIIPVYNEDKLLNETINSLHNLLYQLIKGDVIKKNSFLYFVDDGSVDNSWELIIKAHKKNSNIKGLKLSRNFGHQNALLAGLLNCKEKADCFITIDADLQQDIKTIPKFIDKYKQGADIVYGVRQNRSSDSFLKKYTALFFYHFMHSMGTRVIKNHADYRLISQKALLALAEFREVNLFLRGLVTELGFRIATVSFVVRPRKTGQTKYSWNKMLSFSWNGITSFSTTPLRLVTIIGFLVFLSSLAMTTYIVYQTLIIGKTVTGWPSIVLPIYVLGGLQIMSIGLIGEYLAKVYQEVKARPRFIIETEIF, from the coding sequence ATGAATAAAACCAGTCGAGAACAACCGAGTCTAGCCATTATTATTCCAGTTTACAATGAAGACAAATTGCTAAACGAAACTATTAATAGTCTCCATAATCTTTTATATCAATTGATTAAAGGTGATGTGATTAAAAAAAACAGCTTTCTCTATTTCGTTGATGATGGTAGCGTGGACAACTCTTGGGAATTAATAATAAAAGCTCATAAGAAAAATAGCAATATAAAAGGTCTTAAACTCTCTCGAAATTTTGGACACCAAAATGCTTTATTGGCAGGATTACTAAATTGTAAAGAAAAAGCAGACTGCTTTATTACCATTGATGCTGATTTACAGCAAGATATCAAAACCATACCAAAATTTATTGACAAATATAAACAAGGCGCTGATATTGTTTACGGAGTTCGTCAAAACCGCAGCTCAGACTCTTTTTTAAAAAAATATACAGCTCTTTTTTTCTATCATTTTATGCACTCAATGGGTACTAGGGTCATTAAAAATCATGCTGATTATAGACTTATATCTCAAAAAGCTTTGCTAGCCTTAGCTGAGTTTAGAGAGGTAAATTTATTTTTGCGAGGTTTAGTTACCGAACTCGGTTTTCGGATTGCAACTGTCAGTTTTGTTGTACGCCCTCGTAAGACCGGCCAAACAAAATATTCGTGGAACAAAATGCTCTCTTTCTCTTGGAATGGCATTACCTCTTTTAGCACCACTCCGTTAAGATTAGTTACTATTATTGGTTTTTTAGTTTTTCTTTCTAGCTTAGCTATGACAACCTATATCGTATATCAAACATTAATCATAGGAAAAACAGTAACTGGCTGGCCATCAATAGTATTGCCTATTTACGTGCTTGGTGGTTTGCAAATTATGAGCATTGGTTTAATAGGCGAATATCTTGCCAAAGTTTATCAAGAGGTCAAAGCCAGACCGCGTTTTATTATTGAAACAGAAATATTTTAA
- a CDS encoding glycosyltransferase → MSSPLVSVILPAYNGEQYLKSSIDSILDQTFKDFEFIIINDKPQSKNETIIKSFHDSRIRYVRNKHNLGLAKTLNKGIRLSRGTYVARQDDDDFALPARIKRQFDFLEKYKTIDMVGTWTEIYSNKQSKGKFHKHPSQNYILQFDLLFNNPFVHSSMMLRKKIFNEVGLYTTNPKRQPPEDYELWSRIAKSHKIANIPEILQIYREIEGSMSRKNKNPFVENVSLFSKENICSLLNLDHKNRVVHNLVCLANQQYNTMNKHLNFNEIRELLLEIVSVISQKEGLTRYKKQKLEERAMFFFRKIYQNYMITKRPYTPLRLWKRIQQCFY, encoded by the coding sequence ATATCTTCACCACTAGTTAGTGTTATTTTACCTGCGTACAACGGCGAGCAATATCTCAAATCTTCAATAGACAGTATTTTGGATCAAACATTCAAGGATTTTGAATTTATTATCATTAATGATAAACCGCAATCTAAAAATGAAACAATTATAAAATCATTTCATGATTCTAGAATCAGATATGTTCGCAACAAGCATAACTTAGGACTTGCCAAAACCCTTAATAAGGGTATTCGGCTCTCTAGAGGAACATATGTTGCTAGACAAGACGATGATGATTTTGCCTTACCAGCTAGAATCAAACGTCAATTTGATTTTTTAGAAAAATATAAAACCATAGATATGGTTGGTACTTGGACAGAAATATATAGCAATAAACAAAGCAAAGGGAAATTTCATAAACATCCTAGTCAAAATTACATACTTCAATTTGATTTATTATTTAACAATCCTTTTGTCCATAGCTCAATGATGTTAAGAAAAAAAATTTTTAATGAAGTGGGTTTATATACTACAAACCCCAAACGGCAACCACCTGAAGATTATGAGCTTTGGTCAAGAATCGCTAAGTCACATAAGATCGCCAATATTCCTGAAATACTGCAAATTTACCGGGAAATTGAAGGTAGCATGTCTAGAAAAAATAAGAATCCGTTTGTAGAAAATGTAAGTCTTTTTAGTAAGGAAAATATTTGTTCACTCTTAAATCTTGATCACAAAAATCGAGTGGTTCATAATCTGGTTTGTCTAGCCAATCAGCAATATAATACAATGAACAAACATCTTAATTTTAATGAAATAAGAGAACTTTTATTAGAAATTGTCAGTGTAATTAGTCAAAAAGAAGGTTTAACTAGATACAAAAAACAAAAACTTGAAGAAAGAGCTATGTTTTTCTTCAGAAAAATATATCAAAATTATATGATCACTAAACGACCCTATACACCCTTACGTTTATGGAAAAGGATTCAGCAGTGTTTTTACTAA
- a CDS encoding glycosyltransferase family 2 protein codes for MSSRQPLVSVVLPVYNCETYLYQSITSILEQSYHNFELIIINDQSEDKSKNIIKSFKDKRIKYIENKKNLGIAKSLNIGIKQAKGMYIARHDGDDWSKRTLFKKQVDFLEKNQEYGLLGTWAEIWAENTKTDRFHKHPLNSLALKTALLFDNPFVHSSVMIRKKILDVVGLYDESLSCAQDYELWSRIARVSQIANLPEILQIYREISTGVSQTKKDEVAKNVIKQNIVNIDYFYRAQNHKQAIRTFANFLHNNCKTVKSPLDFNTYKKIINTSISNIISQNPGIQFEQKEIQNIVKQNFKQAKYYYFRHKYYYLARCYEIVIRDSFLSKMFN; via the coding sequence ATGAGTAGTCGCCAGCCGTTAGTCAGCGTTGTACTTCCTGTTTACAACTGTGAGACTTATCTTTACCAATCTATTACCAGCATTTTAGAGCAAAGCTATCATAACTTTGAACTAATTATAATTAATGATCAGTCTGAAGATAAAAGTAAAAATATAATCAAATCTTTTAAAGACAAAAGAATTAAGTATATTGAGAATAAGAAAAACCTGGGCATTGCAAAAAGTCTTAATATTGGCATCAAACAAGCTAAAGGCATGTATATTGCCAGACACGATGGAGATGATTGGTCAAAGAGGACTCTTTTTAAAAAACAGGTTGACTTTTTAGAAAAAAATCAAGAGTACGGGCTTCTTGGTACCTGGGCTGAAATTTGGGCTGAAAATACAAAAACAGATAGATTTCATAAACATCCTTTAAACAGCTTAGCTCTTAAAACAGCTCTTCTTTTTGATAACCCTTTTGTGCACAGTAGTGTCATGATCAGAAAGAAAATTTTAGATGTAGTTGGTTTATACGATGAATCTTTGAGCTGCGCACAAGATTATGAACTTTGGTCTCGAATTGCTCGAGTATCTCAAATAGCCAACTTACCCGAAATACTCCAAATTTACCGGGAAATCTCTACAGGTGTCTCTCAAACCAAAAAAGATGAAGTTGCTAAAAACGTTATTAAGCAAAATATTGTCAATATAGATTATTTCTATCGAGCTCAAAATCATAAACAAGCAATCAGGACTTTTGCCAATTTTTTACATAATAACTGTAAAACAGTTAAATCACCCCTAGATTTTAATACGTATAAAAAAATTATAAATACTAGTATTTCCAATATCATAAGTCAAAATCCTGGCATTCAATTTGAACAGAAAGAAATACAAAATATTGTTAAACAAAATTTTAAGCAAGCAAAATATTATTATTTTAGACACAAATATTATTACTTAGCCCGATGTTATGAAATAGTAATTCGTGATAGTTTTTTATCAAAAATGTTTAATTAA
- a CDS encoding class I SAM-dependent methyltransferase — MSVFGAYSTYYNLLYQDKNYPEEANYISGLIKKYHPQSKSVLDLGCGTGKHVAELAKLGYKVTGLDRSEEMLKEANSQYPKIDFTLGDIRTFNIGQSFDVVTSLFHVISYLPKNSDQENTFKSIAKHVKKGGLFIFDAWYGPAVLNLKPTVRIKLLEDEKNKVIRTVESELDSMRNLVKVNYKILVIDKKTKKTQELQETHIMRYVFTPEVERLLNLYGFKLLDSHEWLTQKKPSLETWGVTFIAQKS; from the coding sequence ATGTCTGTATTTGGCGCCTATTCAACCTACTATAACTTACTATATCAAGATAAAAACTATCCAGAAGAAGCTAATTACATTAGTGGGCTCATTAAAAAATACCACCCTCAAAGTAAAAGTGTTTTGGATCTAGGTTGCGGTACAGGCAAACACGTTGCTGAGCTAGCAAAACTTGGCTATAAAGTGACCGGACTTGATAGATCTGAAGAAATGCTTAAAGAAGCTAATTCCCAATATCCAAAAATTGATTTTACTTTAGGAGACATTCGAACATTTAATATAGGGCAAAGTTTTGACGTAGTTACCTCATTATTTCATGTTATTTCCTATCTACCTAAAAATAGTGATCAGGAAAACACTTTCAAGTCTATAGCCAAACATGTTAAGAAAGGTGGCTTATTTATTTTTGATGCCTGGTATGGACCAGCCGTACTCAACCTCAAACCAACCGTCAGAATTAAATTATTGGAAGATGAAAAAAATAAAGTAATTCGCACCGTTGAGTCAGAACTAGATAGTATGCGCAATCTTGTAAAAGTAAATTACAAGATTTTAGTTATAGATAAAAAAACCAAAAAAACTCAAGAGTTGCAGGAAACCCATATCATGCGTTATGTATTCACTCCTGAGGTTGAACGACTACTTAACCTATATGGTTTCAAACTCTTAGATAGCCATGAATGGTTGACTCAAAAAAAACCTTCTTTAGAGACATGGGGAGTAACCTTCATAGCTCAGAAATCATGA